A stretch of the uncultured Trichococcus sp. genome encodes the following:
- a CDS encoding L-lactate dehydrogenase, protein MAELSGSTGQKIILVGDGAVGSSYAFALVTQNIGHELGIIDINRAKTEGDAIDLSHALAYTSPKKIYAASYADCHDADVVVLTAGAAQKPGETRLDLVSKNLRIFKSIIGEIMASGFDGIFLVASNPVDILTYATWKFSGLPANRVIGSGTSLDSARFRQSIAALVGVDTRNVHAYILGEHGDTEFPVWSHANVGGLQIYEWVKQTSAVDEKALVDVFFKVRDAAYEIIEKKGATFYGIAVALARITKAILNDENAIMPLSVYLDGEYNHKDIFIGVPAVINRSGIRNIIEIPLSDAEQEKMDLSATTLKKVLEEGFASLEADAK, encoded by the coding sequence ATGGCAGAATTGAGTGGAAGCACAGGACAAAAAATCATTTTAGTCGGTGACGGCGCTGTAGGATCAAGCTATGCGTTCGCATTGGTTACACAAAATATTGGTCATGAGTTGGGTATCATCGATATCAACAGAGCAAAAACCGAGGGAGATGCGATCGACCTTTCCCACGCATTAGCTTATACTTCACCCAAGAAAATTTATGCAGCATCATACGCAGATTGCCACGACGCTGATGTCGTTGTATTGACTGCAGGGGCTGCTCAAAAACCTGGTGAAACACGTCTCGACCTGGTCAGCAAAAACTTGCGCATCTTTAAGTCAATCATCGGAGAAATCATGGCAAGCGGATTCGACGGCATTTTCTTGGTCGCATCCAACCCAGTCGATATCCTCACTTATGCGACTTGGAAATTTTCTGGGCTTCCCGCTAACCGTGTCATCGGTTCTGGCACTTCTCTGGACAGCGCTCGCTTCCGCCAAAGCATCGCTGCGTTGGTAGGTGTAGATACACGTAACGTCCACGCCTATATTCTCGGGGAACATGGCGACACTGAGTTCCCAGTTTGGTCCCACGCGAATGTCGGTGGTCTCCAGATTTATGAATGGGTGAAACAAACCTCTGCTGTCGATGAGAAAGCATTAGTCGATGTATTTTTCAAAGTACGCGACGCTGCCTATGAAATCATCGAGAAAAAAGGAGCGACTTTCTATGGCATCGCCGTAGCCTTAGCCCGTATCACAAAAGCGATTCTGAACGACGAAAATGCGATCATGCCTTTATCCGTCTACTTGGATGGAGAATACAACCACAAAGACATCTTCATCGGCGTGCCGGCAGTCATCAACCGTTCCGGTATCCGCAACATCATCGAAATTCCTTTATCTGATGCAGAACAGGAAAAAATGGACCTATCCGCTACAACACTGAAAAAAGTGTTGGAAGAAGGATTCGCCAGCCTGGAAGCAGACGCAAAATAA
- the mfd gene encoding transcription-repair coupling factor, with protein sequence MKDIEKYLKSTSNIQTFLSEIKAELPQLVVGLSGSGRNLLTNILFEELQKPIIVLTPNLLQATQVYEDISQLAPDVPLHIFPVEESVAAELAFSSPEYRSQRVETLDFLKSGKKGIIVIPAAGFKKILSPASIWETHCLDFSIGMELELDNLAEKLVEMGYTRERMVASPGDFSIRGGIIDIYALNEENPLRMELFDTEIDTLRYFDAYTQKSSKSIETVRILPAHDTIFTKEEIMKQANVVGRKAEKAIKGIKDQDVRESMTSFFSDLTDNMQRGGLPMDPQLYTSLVYPEQPTVLDYIAEDALLIVDDYSRILEVERTIESESSEWKMAKVSEGVCLPSQDFSADIREVIKKSKQHRIYYALFHKGFGNMRFHGVYPFQYRTLNNFFSQMPQVKLEMERWLKQHMTVFVMVPSLERAEKVQRIFADFGIPSYIKGTAPIVENKVNILVGGMANGFELPQEKVVFVTEKELFNKVTKKQPHRQKMTNAERLKSYTELNPGDYVVHVNHGIGLYTGMETIEVGGVHQDYMSIAYQEGAKLFIPVTQIHLIQKYVSSDAKTPKMHKLGGTEWAKTKKKVASKIEDIADELIELYANRESEKGYAYQPDTPEQLEFENAFPYTETDDQLRSAAEIKADMESSKPMDRLLVGDVGYGKTEVAMRAIFKAVQEGKQAAFLVPTTILAQQHYESLTQRFEEYPFEIGLLSRFRTKKQQEETLAGIRKGTVDIVVGTHRILSKDVVFADLGLLVVDEEQRFGVKHKERLKQLKASVDVLTLTATPIPRTLHMSMLGVRDLSVIETPPANRYPVQTYVMEQNNGAVRDAIEREMARGGQAFYLYNRVETIEKKAEEIRELVPDVRVAVAHGQMTEVQLENVIMDFIEGRYDVLVTTTIIETGVDIPNVNTLFIENADRMGLSQLYQLRGRVGRTNRIAYAYLMYQPNKMLTEVSEKRLQSIKEFTELGAGFKIAMRDLSIRGAGNLLGAQQHGFIDSVGFDLYSEMLGEAVAAKRGLKTKAKRSIVEIDLSIDAYIPADYIEDERQKIDFYKRIQRIDGVADYEEIDADLIDRFGDYPQEVSDLLEVGLIKNYAEKSQIEVIKRQGETIVITFSQEATVRLQGPAVFEALSKIPLKAQINLNNARLVVSLAIGKLPNRQWLNHLNAFVKACVAETYETTGESDGK encoded by the coding sequence ATGAAAGATATAGAGAAATATTTAAAGAGCACGAGTAATATACAGACATTTTTGTCTGAAATCAAAGCAGAATTGCCGCAGTTGGTGGTGGGCCTTTCCGGGTCAGGCCGAAATCTGCTGACGAATATCCTGTTCGAGGAATTGCAGAAGCCGATTATTGTATTGACACCCAATCTGCTCCAAGCGACTCAAGTGTATGAAGATATCAGCCAACTGGCGCCGGATGTTCCTCTGCATATCTTCCCGGTTGAGGAATCGGTTGCGGCTGAACTGGCTTTTTCATCACCGGAATACCGCAGCCAACGGGTCGAAACGTTGGATTTTCTGAAGAGCGGCAAAAAAGGGATCATCGTGATTCCGGCTGCCGGATTCAAAAAAATCCTCTCTCCAGCTTCGATCTGGGAAACGCATTGCCTTGATTTTTCCATAGGCATGGAGTTGGAACTGGACAACCTGGCTGAAAAATTGGTCGAAATGGGCTATACCCGTGAACGGATGGTTGCCAGTCCTGGCGATTTCAGCATCCGCGGGGGCATCATCGACATCTATGCCCTGAACGAAGAGAACCCATTGCGAATGGAACTGTTCGATACCGAAATCGATACATTGCGTTATTTTGACGCCTACACCCAAAAGTCCAGCAAGTCCATCGAAACCGTCCGGATTTTGCCGGCCCATGACACGATCTTTACGAAAGAGGAAATCATGAAGCAGGCAAACGTAGTGGGGAGAAAGGCTGAAAAAGCCATCAAAGGCATCAAGGATCAAGATGTCAGAGAAAGCATGACGAGCTTTTTCTCTGATCTGACAGATAATATGCAGCGCGGTGGACTGCCTATGGACCCGCAGTTGTACACAAGTTTGGTCTATCCGGAACAGCCTACCGTTTTGGATTATATCGCTGAAGATGCGTTGCTGATCGTGGATGATTACAGTCGCATACTTGAGGTGGAAAGGACAATCGAAAGCGAATCATCGGAATGGAAGATGGCCAAGGTATCGGAAGGCGTCTGTTTGCCTTCGCAGGATTTCAGCGCCGATATCCGTGAGGTGATCAAAAAATCCAAACAGCATCGCATCTATTACGCACTGTTCCACAAAGGCTTCGGAAATATGCGTTTCCACGGAGTCTATCCTTTCCAATACCGCACGCTGAACAACTTTTTTAGTCAGATGCCGCAAGTCAAGCTGGAAATGGAGCGTTGGCTTAAGCAGCATATGACAGTTTTCGTCATGGTTCCGTCTTTGGAACGTGCCGAAAAGGTGCAGCGGATATTCGCGGATTTCGGTATCCCTAGCTACATCAAAGGGACCGCCCCTATTGTCGAGAATAAAGTGAATATTCTGGTAGGCGGTATGGCGAACGGATTTGAATTGCCGCAGGAAAAAGTGGTGTTCGTAACTGAAAAGGAACTTTTCAATAAAGTCACTAAGAAACAGCCGCATCGCCAAAAAATGACGAATGCCGAGAGACTGAAGAGTTACACGGAACTGAACCCCGGTGATTATGTCGTTCACGTAAATCACGGGATAGGGCTCTACACGGGCATGGAAACTATTGAAGTTGGAGGCGTCCACCAAGACTATATGTCGATCGCTTATCAGGAAGGCGCCAAATTATTCATTCCTGTGACGCAAATCCATTTGATTCAAAAATATGTGTCCTCTGATGCCAAAACGCCTAAAATGCACAAATTGGGCGGAACGGAATGGGCGAAAACGAAAAAGAAAGTCGCCTCGAAAATCGAGGATATTGCCGATGAACTGATCGAACTGTACGCCAATCGGGAATCAGAAAAAGGATATGCCTATCAACCGGATACGCCAGAGCAACTTGAATTTGAAAATGCCTTCCCTTATACCGAAACCGACGATCAGTTGCGAAGCGCTGCTGAAATCAAGGCAGATATGGAGAGCAGCAAACCGATGGATCGCTTGCTGGTGGGAGATGTCGGATATGGTAAAACGGAAGTGGCGATGCGGGCCATCTTCAAGGCGGTACAGGAAGGAAAGCAAGCCGCATTCCTTGTCCCTACGACCATCTTGGCGCAACAGCATTATGAATCATTAACGCAACGTTTCGAAGAGTACCCGTTTGAAATCGGTTTGTTGAGCCGCTTCCGCACAAAGAAACAGCAAGAGGAAACATTGGCCGGTATCCGCAAGGGCACGGTCGATATCGTTGTCGGCACGCACCGGATCTTGTCGAAGGATGTCGTGTTCGCTGATTTGGGATTACTGGTGGTCGACGAAGAGCAACGTTTCGGCGTAAAGCACAAAGAGCGCTTAAAACAACTGAAGGCCTCCGTGGATGTCTTGACGCTGACGGCAACGCCGATTCCGCGTACCTTGCATATGTCGATGTTGGGGGTCAGGGATCTCTCTGTCATCGAAACACCGCCGGCAAACCGCTATCCGGTCCAGACTTATGTCATGGAACAGAATAACGGAGCCGTCCGGGATGCGATAGAAAGGGAGATGGCTCGTGGAGGTCAAGCCTTCTACCTCTACAATCGGGTGGAAACGATCGAGAAGAAAGCCGAAGAGATACGCGAACTCGTGCCCGATGTCCGTGTCGCAGTAGCGCATGGCCAGATGACCGAAGTCCAGCTCGAAAATGTCATCATGGATTTCATCGAGGGCCGCTACGATGTGCTGGTCACCACAACCATCATCGAAACGGGGGTGGACATTCCGAATGTCAACACACTTTTTATCGAAAATGCAGATCGGATGGGATTGTCGCAGCTGTACCAACTGCGCGGACGTGTCGGCAGAACGAATCGGATTGCCTATGCCTATTTGATGTATCAGCCGAATAAGATGCTGACCGAAGTCAGCGAGAAAAGACTGCAGTCCATCAAAGAGTTCACGGAACTGGGCGCAGGCTTCAAAATAGCCATGCGTGATTTATCGATCCGAGGTGCGGGGAATCTCTTGGGTGCGCAGCAACACGGCTTCATCGACTCGGTCGGTTTTGATCTGTACTCCGAAATGCTGGGAGAGGCAGTTGCAGCTAAACGAGGGCTGAAAACGAAAGCGAAGCGTTCCATCGTCGAAATCGATTTGAGCATAGATGCATACATACCTGCCGACTATATTGAGGATGAACGCCAGAAAATCGACTTCTACAAACGGATCCAGCGTATCGACGGTGTGGCTGATTACGAAGAAATCGATGCGGATCTGATCGATCGTTTCGGCGATTACCCGCAAGAGGTTTCCGATCTGCTGGAGGTCGGACTGATCAAAAATTACGCCGAGAAGAGCCAAATCGAAGTGATCAAACGACAAGGCGAGACAATCGTCATCACCTTCTCACAGGAAGCGACCGTCCGCTTGCAGGGGCCGGCAGTGTTCGAAGCCCTCAGCAAAATTCCGTTGAAGGCACAGATCAATTTGAATAATGCCAGATTGGTGGTCAGCCTGGCTATCGGGAAACTGCCGAACCGGCAATGGCTTAACCATCTCAATGCATTCGTCAAAGCCTGTGTAGCTGAAACGTACGAAACAACGGGAGAAAGCGATGGAAAATAA
- a CDS encoding ribose-phosphate diphosphokinase, protein MTEHYKDPKLKIFSLSSNRPLAEKIAADVGVELGTLSSSQFSDGEIKINIDESIRGCHVYVIQSTSSPVNDHLMELLIMIDALKRASAKTINIVMPYYGYARQDRKAQSREPITAKLVANMITQAGADRLLTLDMHAPQIQGFFDIPVDHLLGAPLLASYFLDHEVLHDDVVVVSPDHGGVTRARKLAEFIKAPIAIIDKRRPKANVAEVMNIIGNVEGKKCILIDDMIDTAGTITLAAQALQDAGALDVYACCTHAVLSGPAMDRINNSVIKELIVTDSIDIPAEKVSEKIVQVSVSQLIAEAIKRIHENRSVSPLFQEKFVIID, encoded by the coding sequence ATGACAGAACATTACAAAGATCCAAAACTTAAGATTTTTTCCTTAAGTTCAAATCGCCCTTTGGCTGAGAAAATTGCGGCTGACGTTGGTGTCGAGTTAGGGACCCTATCTTCATCGCAATTCAGCGACGGTGAAATCAAAATCAACATCGACGAAAGTATCCGCGGTTGTCACGTTTACGTCATCCAATCGACAAGTTCTCCGGTAAATGACCACTTGATGGAACTTTTGATCATGATTGATGCTTTGAAACGCGCGAGTGCCAAAACAATCAACATTGTAATGCCATATTATGGCTATGCACGCCAAGACCGCAAAGCACAATCACGCGAGCCAATCACAGCGAAATTAGTGGCGAACATGATCACACAAGCCGGTGCGGATAGATTGTTGACACTTGATATGCATGCTCCTCAAATCCAAGGTTTCTTCGATATCCCGGTCGATCATTTGTTGGGAGCTCCACTATTGGCAAGCTACTTCTTGGATCATGAAGTTTTGCATGATGATGTAGTCGTTGTTTCGCCTGATCATGGTGGTGTTACGAGAGCCCGCAAATTGGCTGAATTCATCAAAGCTCCGATTGCCATCATCGACAAGAGAAGGCCGAAAGCCAACGTTGCTGAAGTCATGAACATCATCGGCAATGTCGAAGGCAAAAAATGTATCCTGATTGATGACATGATCGATACTGCAGGCACAATCACGTTGGCTGCCCAAGCGCTGCAAGATGCAGGTGCGTTGGATGTCTATGCTTGCTGCACGCATGCGGTATTGTCAGGTCCAGCAATGGACCGCATCAACAACTCCGTAATCAAAGAATTGATCGTCACTGATTCGATCGACATCCCAGCAGAAAAAGTCAGCGAAAAAATCGTGCAGGTATCCGTATCACAATTGATCGCCGAAGCAATCAAGCGTATCCACGAAAACCGCTCAGTAAGCCCGCTGTTTCAAGAAAAGTTCGTAATCATCGATTAA
- the pth gene encoding aminoacyl-tRNA hydrolase codes for MKMIVGLGNPGPKYADTKHNVGFITLDEWAFQKKEKYNKNKFEALYIETTINGEKVLFVKPLTFMNDSGRAVRPLMDYYNIAIEDLVVVYDDMDMPVGKIRLRQKGGAGGHNGIKSLIQHLGTQDFNRIRIGVGRPQHNMTVVQHVLSPFPKDEHAEMLHSVKESVEAIDHFIKGNNFLETMNQFNKKG; via the coding sequence ATGAAAATGATTGTTGGATTGGGGAACCCAGGTCCTAAGTACGCCGATACGAAGCACAATGTCGGTTTTATAACTTTAGACGAGTGGGCTTTTCAGAAAAAGGAAAAATACAATAAAAATAAATTTGAAGCGTTATACATAGAGACCACCATCAACGGAGAAAAAGTTTTGTTCGTCAAACCGCTGACCTTCATGAATGATTCGGGAAGAGCAGTAAGGCCGCTGATGGACTATTACAACATCGCAATCGAAGATCTGGTTGTCGTATATGATGATATGGATATGCCGGTAGGGAAAATAAGGCTTCGCCAAAAAGGTGGAGCTGGCGGGCATAATGGCATCAAAAGTTTGATTCAGCACTTAGGCACGCAGGATTTTAACCGGATCCGCATCGGGGTCGGAAGGCCCCAACACAACATGACGGTCGTTCAGCACGTGTTGAGCCCTTTTCCGAAAGACGAACACGCCGAAATGTTGCACTCCGTAAAAGAAAGTGTCGAGGCGATCGACCATTTCATCAAAGGGAACAATTTTTTGGAGACAATGAATCAATTCAATAAAAAAGGCTAG